The DNA region TCGCGACCGGCTTGCTGGCCGCATCGAATGCCAGTTTGTCGGCGTCTCCCGACATCAGCGGCGCGTATTTCTCGCGGAAGCGCGACAGCCCGATGGCGTCCTCGGCGAGCGCGTAGCCGACCACGGCGCGGATGATGTCGGCCTTCTCACCCGGATTGAGCGGCGTGAAGTCGCGCCAGCGGTCGGCGTAATAGAGCTCGATCTGTTCGGAGGCCTCGCGCCAGTGCCGCGACGCCCAGTAGATGTCGGCGCGCAGCCGGATCGCCTCGCGGCCGGTGATGTTGGAGATGATGTCGAGCGCGAGGTCGTGGCGGCCGACATCGCTCTGCGCGCGCGCCTCCAGCAACAGCCGCTGCTGGCGCAATTCGCCGGAGAGATCGGCGATCCTGCTCGAGCGCAGCGCGGCGATAGCGCGGTCCGGCTTGCGGTTCATCAGATAGACCATCGCCAGCCTTGCCGCGATCTGGGCCCGTGCCGCGCCTTCCAGCCGCTTGTCGACCTGGTATTGCAGGAGGTCGGCAGCCTGGTCGAGCAGGTCGACGCCGACCAGGCGATCGGAGAGGCGGCGGATCATCTCGTCGCCGCGGCGGCCGATCGGGGTCAGCTCGCGATATTCGTAGAAGGTGCCGAGCGCGTCGATCGGCGACATCTCGTCGCCCTTGGGGCCGAGGAACAGCTGCGTGAACAGCGCCGAGGCAGCATCCTGCGCCTGGCGCGATTCCGGCGCGTTCGGCTGCAGCCTTGTCGCGGCACGGGTGACCGCGAAGGCGTCGGCGTAGCGTCCGGTCTCGGCGTAGATCTTCGACAGCACGTACAGCGTCTTCAGCTCGATGGAATCACCGCGCCACAGCATCGACAGCAGCTCGAGCTCCTTGAGCACATCGTCGCGGCCGATCTCGCCGCGCTTCTGCCGCAGCAGGGTCTCGAGCAGCTTGCCCTCGGCCGCGGCCTGCCGATCGGCCGAATTTGCGGCGAAGCGGTAGGCGTCGAGCGCATCCTTCTCCTGGCCGAGTGCTTCGGCCAGCCGGCCTCGCAGCACCGCGACCGCCGGCCTGAGATCGTCGGGCACGCCGACGACGTCGAGATCGCTCTTGCGCCGCGCGGCGCCGGCATAGTCCTTGATCTCGAGCGAGGCCTTCATCGAATCCATCGTGATGATGCGCTGCAGGTCCGATGGCAGCGTCGCCACCGAAAACTCGGCATTCTTGAACTTCTCGCGCGCATCGGCCCATTTGCCTTCACGCGCCAGCGCGAGCCCCTTCCACAATTGCGAATCGTAGCCGTTGCCGATCACGGGGTTGGCGAGGTCCTTGAGGCCCTGTGCCGGGTGGCCGATCAGGATGCCGGCGACCGCATGGATCATCACGACGGCAGGCTGTTCGCTGCCGCGCTTGCTCTCGGACAGGATCAAATTGGTGACGCCATGAGCTTCCTGATACATGCCGTTTGCCATGTAGAAATCGGCAAGATCGAGCCGCGCCTGCGGCAGCTGCTCGGCATTGGCGGACGCAGCCGCCGCAATCAGGCCGTCGAGCTGCTTGAGGAAATTCTCGGACTGGTTCTTCCTCCACTCATCCGCGTCGAACAACGGCTTCACCGCGGCGGTGGCACGCTCGGCGGCAACGTCGGCCGACGACAGCGTCAGCCCGCCTGGCCGGCCCAGCATCACCTTGTCGGCGCCGACCTCGGCCTTGACGTCGTCGGCGTTCGGACGAACCACGAGACCGTGAATCGATTCCAGCAGCGACAGCTCGACGAAATCCTGCCGCTTGATGATGCCGCGGGTCGGCGGCGGCGCGGTGACGACCCAGAGCACGTCGCCGGCATCGGGATCGACCAGCCGATGCAACTGGCCCGCATTGGCGAGCGGCACGCTGACATTGGCGAGCGCGGGATCGGTGATGTTGCGCACGACGGTGAGCGGCAGCGGCGGCTTCTCGACCTTGTCGGCAAAGGTCAAGGTCCAGCTCACGCCACGCGAGCGATCGTCGCTGTCGAGCGAGGGCATCTGCGGCCGGTTGAGGCGGAAGCGGACCGCCTGGCCCTTTTCCAGCGCGATCCGGGTGATGTCGGCCATCAGCGCGCCGCCCTTGGCGCGGATCGGCTCGACGTCGATCGGATCCGATGTATCGAACACCATCCACACCGTGTCGGCACGGCGGAACAGCGCGGCCGGCGTCGCCGCCGCGAAGGAGAATGTCACGCGCAGTCCGTCACTGTCGCGCTGGGCGTCGACGGCGGGCTTGCCGCTCGCGGATGACCGCGACGGCGTCGCGGCCGGCTTCGGCGACGGCAACGCCGGCGCCTCCGCAACCGGGGCCGCCGGTTTCGGCGGGTCGATGGCGGCTTTCTCCGCCGCCGGTGCACCACCTTCACGCGGCATGGCCGGTGCCGGCGCGCTCTCGACGGCGGGTGTCATCTCCGCCGCGGCGGCCGCGATCTTCGGCAGCTCGGCGTTGGGCAGTTCCGACCGCGGCTGCTCCGGTTTGGCCGGTGCAGCGGCTGGCTGTTCGGACCCGGCTGACCCAGCCTTCATCGGCTCGGGTTGTGATTGCTCCGCCCTCGCGGCCTCTTTCGCTACCTCGGGCTTGATCGCAATCTTGGCCTCGCGCGCAATGCTCTCCGAGGTCACGGGCGCGAGCGGCGCCGCGGCGCCCTTCGGCTTGCCGCGCGGCGCGGGCATCAGCGCGGAGAGCTCCGGCTTGGCCGGGGTCTGCTGATCGTTCTGCTGGAAGGCGATATCGACGATGTAATTCCGCTCCTCGCGGAACGAATGCACGTCGACGTCGCCGATCAGCGTCACGTCGACCGCGGACGTATCGGTATCGGTGCGCGCGGTGATCGAGGCGACGTTCGGCGGTGCGGCGATCTTGGCGTCGGCGAGGTCGAAGGTCAGCGGCGTGTTGAAGGACAGCGTCAGCTTCGGCTCGTTCAGCACCGAGGAGACGCCGACGCCGTCGGGCACCTCGAACACGAAGCGGACGAAGGTCGGCTGCACCAGCGCGCGGACGCGCACCGGCGGCCGCTTCTTGGCGGCATCGGCGGCGCGTTGCTGGCGCAGCAGCCGCTCGGCGGCGCGGGCGCGCTCGGCGAGCTCGCGGATCACCTCCTGCGGCAGCGGCGGCGGCGCGCCCTTCCAGTCGTCGGGCAGGAAATCGACGAAGATGCGCTCGCCCGCGCTCATGGTGTTGATGGTGGCGCGGCGGGCCAGCGACAACCGGATCGCCATCCCGTCCGGATCGCGCCGCGCCGCGCCGACATAGTCGGGCACCGCGTCGCCGATCTGATCGACCGAAATGTCGACCGGACGCTTGAAGCGGATCACGATGATCGAGCCGGCGGTGGTCACCTCGGACTCGACATCCTCCTTCAGCTTCAGCACCAGCCGGGCATAGCCGTTGGCGGCGGAGAACGTCGCCTCACCCGGCACCGGTGGCGGCGGGTCCTCGGCCCGCGCGACGGTCGGGAATGTGAGGGTCGGGAGCGCAAGACCGGCGGCAATTAGGCACAGACGGGCGAGCCGCGCAAAGGCGCGGCCTAGCGACCATGTTCCAGCGGCAGCCGTTCGCGCCATCTCGAAACGTCTTCTCGGGACCTCAGCAGACACGCGCGAAGCGCCCTCGCCCACGCCGGTACGATCTTGGCCGGGCGGCGTTAAGGAGCTGTTAACGTCAACGGATTGCGAACTCGGTCGGCAGGCATTATCAAAGCGCTAAGGGCCACAAGTGGGACCAAACGCTTCGAAGGGCAGCTGGCAGCGAGGACATCCAATGCGGCATTACATCGCGCTGGTCCACAAGAACCCCGATAGCGACTACGGTGTTTCGTCTCCCGATCTGCCCGGCGTGATCACCGCAGGTACTGATCTTGACGACGCGCGCGCGATGGCGGCTGAGGCCTTGGCCCTTCATCTCGAAGGCCTGGCCGAAGATGGTGAAGCTGGACCTGAACCCTCTTCTCTCGAAGAAATTATGGCCAAGATCGAGAACTGGGACGGCATCGCTAGCTTGGACGTGTCAAACGAACAGCTCGGCGAATGATCCTCCGCGAGAGCACTGCCCGATCGCAAGCGCTAAGCCCGCGGCTATCCAGCCGCAGCCGTTGACATCAATTCGGCCACCTCCTCGGCCGGCTCGCTCAGTTCATCCTCCCATTTCGCAACGACGGCGGTTGCGACGCCATTCCCGATGACGTTCGTCATCGTCCGTCCCATATCGAGGAAGGCGTCGATCCCGATCAGCAGGACCAGGCCGCCCGCCGGCAGGCCGAACGTCGGCAACGTCGCCGCGGCGACGACGAGCGAGGCACGGGGCACGCCCGCGATGCCCTTGCTGGTGACCATCAGCAGCAGCAGCATCGCGATCTGGGTGGTGATCGGCATTTCGATATTGAAGGCCTGGGCGACGAACAGCGCCGCGAAGGTCTGATACATCATCGAGCCGTCGAGATTGAACGAATAGCCGAGCGGCAGGACGAAGCCGGTCATGCGCTCCGAGATACCGAATTTCATCAGCTGCTCGATCATCTTCGGGAAGGCCGCCTCGCTGCTGGAGGTCGAGAAAGCGATCATCATTGGCTGACGAAGCAA from Bradyrhizobium genosp. L includes:
- a CDS encoding tetratricopeptide repeat protein, whose amino-acid sequence is MARTAAAGTWSLGRAFARLARLCLIAAGLALPTLTFPTVARAEDPPPPVPGEATFSAANGYARLVLKLKEDVESEVTTAGSIIVIRFKRPVDISVDQIGDAVPDYVGAARRDPDGMAIRLSLARRATINTMSAGERIFVDFLPDDWKGAPPPLPQEVIRELAERARAAERLLRQQRAADAAKKRPPVRVRALVQPTFVRFVFEVPDGVGVSSVLNEPKLTLSFNTPLTFDLADAKIAAPPNVASITARTDTDTSAVDVTLIGDVDVHSFREERNYIVDIAFQQNDQQTPAKPELSALMPAPRGKPKGAAAPLAPVTSESIAREAKIAIKPEVAKEAARAEQSQPEPMKAGSAGSEQPAAAPAKPEQPRSELPNAELPKIAAAAAEMTPAVESAPAPAMPREGGAPAAEKAAIDPPKPAAPVAEAPALPSPKPAATPSRSSASGKPAVDAQRDSDGLRVTFSFAAATPAALFRRADTVWMVFDTSDPIDVEPIRAKGGALMADITRIALEKGQAVRFRLNRPQMPSLDSDDRSRGVSWTLTFADKVEKPPLPLTVVRNITDPALANVSVPLANAGQLHRLVDPDAGDVLWVVTAPPPTRGIIKRQDFVELSLLESIHGLVVRPNADDVKAEVGADKVMLGRPGGLTLSSADVAAERATAAVKPLFDADEWRKNQSENFLKQLDGLIAAAASANAEQLPQARLDLADFYMANGMYQEAHGVTNLILSESKRGSEQPAVVMIHAVAGILIGHPAQGLKDLANPVIGNGYDSQLWKGLALAREGKWADAREKFKNAEFSVATLPSDLQRIITMDSMKASLEIKDYAGAARRKSDLDVVGVPDDLRPAVAVLRGRLAEALGQEKDALDAYRFAANSADRQAAAEGKLLETLLRQKRGEIGRDDVLKELELLSMLWRGDSIELKTLYVLSKIYAETGRYADAFAVTRAATRLQPNAPESRQAQDAASALFTQLFLGPKGDEMSPIDALGTFYEYRELTPIGRRGDEMIRRLSDRLVGVDLLDQAADLLQYQVDKRLEGAARAQIAARLAMVYLMNRKPDRAIAALRSSRIADLSGELRQQRLLLEARAQSDVGRHDLALDIISNITGREAIRLRADIYWASRHWREASEQIELYYADRWRDFTPLNPGEKADIIRAVVGYALAEDAIGLSRFREKYAPLMSGDADKLAFDAASKPVATSSPEFAQIARMAASVDTLDGFIREMKTRFPDATARAPLPDPVATGSLPEKAKAAPVSALPAIRGEKQASAAQ